The following coding sequences are from one Sporichthya brevicatena window:
- a CDS encoding aspartate-semialdehyde dehydrogenase has product MSPARNGKPTLAVVGATGAVGTVMLDLLSTREDVWGEIRLVASARSAGKKLVVRGEEVEVVALSPECFDGVDVAMFDVPDEVSKEWAPIAVERGAIAVDNSGAFRMDADVPLVVPEVNPAAARRRPRGIISNPNCTTLSMIVAMGALHAEYNLQALVVASYQAASGAGQPGIDALREQISKVAGSDTLGTQPGDVRRAIGELGPFPAPLALNVVPWAGSLKEDGWSSEELKVRNESRKILGLPDLRVSATCVRVPVITTHSLAVHATFEREVTVDRAQAILRDAPGVVLVDDPANGEFPTPADVVGTDPTWVGRVRRAIDDPHSLDLFLCGDNLRKGAALNTAQIAELLAEELAEG; this is encoded by the coding sequence ATGAGTCCCGCCCGCAACGGAAAGCCCACCCTCGCCGTCGTCGGTGCCACCGGTGCCGTCGGCACCGTGATGCTCGACCTGCTGTCCACGCGTGAGGACGTGTGGGGCGAGATCCGCCTGGTCGCCTCCGCGCGCTCGGCCGGCAAGAAGCTCGTCGTCCGCGGCGAGGAGGTCGAGGTCGTCGCTCTTTCGCCGGAGTGCTTCGACGGGGTCGACGTCGCGATGTTCGACGTCCCCGACGAGGTCTCGAAGGAATGGGCGCCGATCGCCGTCGAGCGCGGCGCGATCGCCGTCGACAACTCGGGCGCGTTCCGCATGGACGCCGACGTCCCGCTGGTCGTGCCGGAGGTCAACCCGGCCGCTGCTCGCCGTCGGCCGCGGGGGATCATCTCCAACCCCAACTGCACGACGCTGTCGATGATCGTCGCGATGGGCGCGCTGCACGCCGAGTACAACCTGCAGGCGCTCGTCGTCGCCTCGTACCAGGCCGCGTCGGGGGCGGGTCAGCCCGGCATCGACGCCCTGCGCGAGCAGATCTCCAAGGTCGCCGGCTCGGACACCCTCGGCACCCAGCCCGGTGACGTCCGCCGCGCGATCGGCGAGCTCGGGCCCTTCCCGGCCCCGCTGGCCCTCAACGTCGTGCCGTGGGCCGGCTCGCTGAAGGAGGACGGCTGGTCCTCCGAGGAGCTCAAGGTCCGCAACGAGTCCCGCAAGATCCTCGGCCTGCCCGACCTGCGCGTCTCCGCGACCTGCGTCCGCGTCCCGGTCATCACGACCCACTCGCTCGCCGTCCACGCGACGTTCGAGCGGGAGGTCACCGTCGACCGCGCCCAGGCGATCCTGCGCGACGCCCCCGGTGTCGTCCTCGTCGACGACCCCGCCAACGGGGAGTTCCCGACCCCGGCCGACGTCGTCGGCACCGACCCGACCTGGGTCGGCCGGGTCCGCCGGGCGATCGACGACCCGCACTCCCTGGACCTGTTCCTCTGCGGCGACAACCTCCGCAAGGGCGCGGCCCTGAACACCGCCCAGATCGCCGAGCTCCTCGCCGAGGAGCTCGCCGAGGGCTGA